CGGGGTCGAACACCCCGACGACTACCACCTGATGGTGTTGTCCGGGCCGGCGGTCGCCGCGCAACTGGCGGTGTCGCCGCTGCTGGGGTGGGTCGCCAAGACGATGGGTGCCATCGCGCCCGGACTGCCGCTGCAGGCGCTCGACTCCGGCGCGGTGTCCCGCGACCCGGCCGTGGTGAACGCCTACGACACCGACCCGCTGGTCTACCACGGCAAAATCCCCGGCGGAGTTGCCCGCGCACTGCTGCTGGTCGGTGAGACGATGCCGCAACGCGCGCCCTCGTTGACCGCGCCGCTGCTGGTGGTGCACGGCTCCGACGATCGGCTGATCCCCGTGGAGGGCAGCCGGCACTTGGTCGCGGCCGTGGGCAGCGGAGACGTCGAGCTGAAGGTCTACCCGGGCCTGTATCACGAAGTGTTCAACGAGCCTGAGCAAGAGCAGGTGCTCGACGACGTGGTTGCCTGGATCAACGCGCGACTGTGAATGGCGGCGGCGAAACGTCGCCCGGTTCCTCTAGTTTGGTGCTGTGCGCGCCGGCGGCCTGACATGCGCCGCGTGAAGCGGCGCGAGTGAGGAGGAGCGGCGTTATATGAGTGACGACAAGATGCTCGCGCGCATCGCCGCGCTGCTGCGTCAGGCCGAAGGCACCGACAATGCGCACGAGGCCGAAGCGTTCATGTCGGCCGCCCAGCGGCTGGCCACCGCGACGTCCATCGACCTGGCCGTCGCGCGATCGCACGCCGACAAGCGCTCGCCCGCGCAGACACCGGTGCAGCGCACGATCACCATCGGCAACGCCGGCACTCGCGGCCTGCGGACCTACGTCCAGCTGTTCGTGGTGATCGCGGCGGCCAATGACGTGCGCTGCGACATCGCATCGAACTCGACGTTCGTCTACGCCTACGGCTTCGCCGAGGACATCGACGCCACCCATGCGCTGTATGCCAGCCTGGTCGTGCAGATGGTCCGCGCCTCGGACGCCTACATCTCCTCCGGTGAGCACAGGCCGACCCCGACGATCACCGCCCGGCTCAACTTCCAGCTGGCGTTCGGCGCGCGCATTGGTCAGCGTTTAGCCGAGGCCCGCGAGCAGACCCAACGCGAGGCCAAGAAAGACAAGCGCCGCCCGCCCGGCACCGCAATCGCATTGCGGGACAAAGAATTGGAGCTTCGCGACTACTACAAGACCGCGTCGCGGGCGCGCGGCACCTGGCAGGCCACTCGGGCGACCGCAGGCTATTCGTCGGCGGCGCGACGGGCGGGGGACCGCGCCGGCAGACGGGCGCGGCTCGGCAGTGGCGCGGAGCTTTCCGGCGCCCGGACCGCACTGGAACGGTGAACGCACCGCGTGACGCGCAGCGCTCCAAGGTTTACGCCGCCGAGGAATTCGTGCGGACGCTGTTCGACCGGGCCGCCGAATACGGCGCGAGCGTGGAGTTCTTCG
This genomic stretch from Mycobacterium paraterrae harbors:
- a CDS encoding alpha/beta hydrolase, which produces MTISRAEHAFDGVDDVRIVYDVWTPAVTPRGVVVLAHGLGEHARRYDHVAARFGREGLITYALDHRGHGRSGGKRVLVRDISDYTGDFDTLVGIAAREHPGLPRIVLGHSMGGGIVFAYGVEHPDDYHLMVLSGPAVAAQLAVSPLLGWVAKTMGAIAPGLPLQALDSGAVSRDPAVVNAYDTDPLVYHGKIPGGVARALLLVGETMPQRAPSLTAPLLVVHGSDDRLIPVEGSRHLVAAVGSGDVELKVYPGLYHEVFNEPEQEQVLDDVVAWINARL
- a CDS encoding DUF2786 domain-containing protein encodes the protein MSDDKMLARIAALLRQAEGTDNAHEAEAFMSAAQRLATATSIDLAVARSHADKRSPAQTPVQRTITIGNAGTRGLRTYVQLFVVIAAANDVRCDIASNSTFVYAYGFAEDIDATHALYASLVVQMVRASDAYISSGEHRPTPTITARLNFQLAFGARIGQRLAEAREQTQREAKKDKRRPPGTAIALRDKELELRDYYKTASRARGTWQATRATAGYSSAARRAGDRAGRRARLGSGAELSGARTALER